Proteins found in one Numida meleagris isolate 19003 breed g44 Domestic line chromosome 25, NumMel1.0, whole genome shotgun sequence genomic segment:
- the KIAA1324 gene encoding UPF0577 protein KIAA1324 homolog isoform X2, translating to MKAQACKPCAEGTYSLGTGVRFDEWDELPHGFANVAANLELDDGFSDVVENCTASTWVPLGDYIASNTDECTATLMYAVSLKQSGTVSFEYIYPDSSIVFEFFVQNDQCQPTVEESRWMRTTEKGWEFHSVELSRGNNVLYWRTTAFSVWSKVPKPVLVRNIGITGVAYTSECFPCKPGTFASAAGSSSCQLCPANSFSSKGATACQPCEPTAYAEPGSASCKVRPPCTDKDYFYTHTACDANGETQLMFKWAEPKICSEALPGAAQLPPSGLKTRCPPCNPGFYKSNGSACEPCPYGSYSNGSGCVRCPAGTEPVLGLEYKWWNVLPPNMETTVLSGINFEYKGMAGWEVAGDYIYTAAGASDNDFMILTLLVPGFSPPQPALEDGDSKEVARITFVFETVCSVSCELYFMVVSGGGGVARPGRGVPTSPVADPPRASTRAPTRRWRRGRAPGGSSPTPTWWRRMPPPASPGPSSARATARRAGVTPVTWPSSTPSMSPTCWGGWLPSVAAAPALGGPVPPAPPGTPWTTAPAPASPVPPAPSCGGTRPTAPPPASPAAPAPAATRSAPSATATAPSRWPCPAARCTTTSRHCPPAPPSPAAPASPPRASSTSTTSTSASAATTKAASCTDNVTDARLPDEGGPGRVVTSHVCQAIVVPSDVVGHRAAVSSQPVSLADRLLGVTVSSALDGITAPPELFPPASPELPDIVFFFRSSEVTQSCAGGRATTIRLRCDPQRPGTGGLAVPSKCPEGTCDGCTFHLLWVTAEGCPRCSASHFRAIVGACQGGVQRTMYVWREPRLCHGGQRLPAPRVHPCRSAEFWLKVGVSAGTCAAVLLAALAAYFWKKNQKLEYKYSRLVLNAAAKESELPAPDSCAIMEGEDGEDELIFASKKSLLGKIRCLATKRTPDGFDSVPLKPSSGGTDLEL from the exons ATGAAGGCGCAGGCGTGCAAGCCCTGCGCCGAGGGCACCTACTCGCTGGGCACCGGCGTGCGCTTCGACGAGTGGGACGAGCTGCCCCACGGCTTCGCCAACGTCGCCGCCAACCTGGAGCTGGACGACGGCTTCAGCGATGTGGTGGAGAACTGCACCGC GTCGACGTGGGTGCCGCTGGGGGACTACATCGCCTCCAACACAGACGAGTGCACGGCCACGCTGATGTACGCCGTCAGCCTGAAGCAGTCGGGCACCGTCTCCTTCGAGTACATCTACCCCGACAGCAGCATCGTCTTTGAGTTCTTT GTGCAGAACGACCAGTGCCAGCCCACGGTGGAGGAGTCGCGCTGGATGCGCACCACGGAGAAGGGCTGGGAGTTCCACAGC GTGGAGCTGAGCCGTGGTAACAACGTGCTCTACTGGAGGACCACGGCGTTCTCCGTCTGGTCCAAGGTCCCCAAGCCCGTGCTGGTGCGGAACATCGGGATCACAG GGGTCGCCTACACCTCCGAGTGCTTCCCCTGCAAACCCGGCACCTTCGCCTCCGCCGCCggctcctcctcctgccagctgTGCCCCGCCAACAGCTTCTCCAGCAAAGGGGCCACTGCCTGCCAGCCCTGCGAGCCCACCGCCTACGCGG AGCCCGGCTCGGCGTCCTGCAAGGTGCGCCCGCCCTGCACCGATAAGGATTACTTCTACACGCACACGGCGTGCGATGCCAACGGGGAG ACGCAGCTGATGTTCAAGTGGGCAGAGCCGAAGATCTGCAGCGAGGCGCTGCCCGGCGCTGCCCAGCTGCCCCCCTCGGGGCTGAAGACCCGCTGCCCCCCCTGCAACCCCGGCTTCTACAAAAGCAACGGCAGCGCCTGCGAGCCGTGTCCTTACGGCTCCTACTCCAACGGCTCTG GCTGCGTGCGCTGCCCGGCCGGCACCGAGccggtgctggggctggagtACAAGTGGTGGAACGTGCTGCCCCCCAACATGGAGACCACCGTGCTCAGCGGCATCAACTTCGAGTACAAGGGGATGGCAG GCTGGGAGGTGGCTGGGGACTACATCTACACGGCAGCAGGAGCCTCCGACAACGACTTCATGATCCTGACGCTGCTGGTGCCCGGCTTCAG CCCCCCGCAGCCAGCGCTGGAGGACGGGGACAGCAAGGAGGTGGCGCGGATCACCTTCGTCTTCGAGACGGTCTGCAGCGTCAGCTGTGAGCTGTACTTCATGGTGGTGAGTGGTGGCGGGGGGGTGGCGCGGCCGGGGCGCGGGGTGCCCACGTCCCCCGTTGCTGACCCCCCCAGGGCATCAACTCGCGCACCAACACGCCGGTGGAGACGTGGACGGGCCCCCGGGGGAAGCAGTCCTACACCTACGTGGTGGAGAAGAATGCCACCACCAGCTTCACCTGGGCCTTCCAGCGCACGCGCTACCGCGAGGCG GGCCGGCGTTACACCAGTGACGTGGCCAAGCTCTACTCCGTCAATGTCACCAACGTGCTGGGGGGGGTGGCTTCCTTCTGTCGCCGCTGCGCCAGCACTGGGGGGCCCTGTGCCCCCTGCCCCCCCGGGCACGCCCTGGACCACAGCACCGGCACCTGCCAGCCCTGTCCCCCCGGCACCTTCCTGCGGGGGCACCCGCCCGACGGCCCCCCCGCCTGCCAGCCCTGCGGCCCCGGCACCCGCAGCAACCAG GTCCGCTCCTTCTGCTACAGCGACTGCACCTTCTCGCTGGCCCTGCCCGGCCGCACGCTGCACTACGACTTCTCGGCACTGTCCGCCAGCACCGCCTTCACCAGCGGCCCCAGCTTCACCTCCAAGGGCCTCAAGTACTTCCACCACTTCAACATCAGCCTCTGCGGCAACCAC GAAGGCGGCCTCGTGCACGGACAACGTGACGGACGCGCGGCTCCCGGACGAGGGCGGCCCCGGGCGGGTGGTGACGTCCCACGTGTGCCAGGCCATCGTGGTGCCCTCGGACGTGGTGGGCCACCGCGCCGCCGTGTCCTCGCAGCCCGTCAGCCTGGCAGACCGCCTCCTGG GCGTCACTGTGAGCTCCGCGTTGGATGGCATCACCGCGCCCCCCGAGCTGTTCCCCCCCGCCAGCCCCGAGCTGCCCGACATCGTCTTCTTCTTCAG GTCCAGCGAGGTGACGCAGTCCTGCGCCGGGGGCCGGGCCACCACCATCCGCCTGCGCTGTGACCCACAGCGGCCGGGCACCGGCGGCCTGGCTGTGCCCAG CAAATGCCCCGAGGGAACCTGTGACGGCTGCACCTTCCACCTTCTTTGGGTGACGGCCGAGGGCTGCCCGCGCTGCTCCGCCAGCCACTTCCGCGCCATCGTGGGCGCGTGCCAGGGCGGCGTGCAG AGGACCATGTACGTGTGGCGGGAGCCGCGGCTGTGCCATGGGGGGCAACGCCTGCCCGCCCCCCGGGTCCACCCGTGCCGCAGCGCCGAGTTCTGGCTGAAGGTGGGGGTCTCGGCGGGGACGTGCGCGGCCGTGCTGCTGGCCGCCCTGGCCGCCTACTTCTGGAAGAAGAACCAAAA GTTGGAGTACAAGTACTCGCGGCTGGTGCTGAACGCGGCGGCCAAGGAGAGCGAGCTGCCGGCACCGGATAGCTGCGCCATCATGGAGGGAGAGGATGGGGAGGATGAGCTCATCTTCGCCAGCAAGAAGTCCCTGCTGGGCAAGATCCGCTGCCTGGCCACCAAG CGCACCCCAGACGGCTTTGACTCCGTCCCCCTGAAGCCATCGTCCGGTGGCACTGACCTGGAGCTGTGA
- the KIAA1324 gene encoding UPF0577 protein KIAA1324 homolog isoform X1, whose amino-acid sequence MKAQACKPCAEGTYSLGTGVRFDEWDELPHGFANVAANLELDDGFSDVVENCTASTWVPLGDYIASNTDECTATLMYAVSLKQSGTVSFEYIYPDSSIVFEFFVQNDQCQPTVEESRWMRTTEKGWEFHSVELSRGNNVLYWRTTAFSVWSKVPKPVLVRNIGITGVAYTSECFPCKPGTFASAAGSSSCQLCPANSFSSKGATACQPCEPTAYAEPGSASCKVRPPCTDKDYFYTHTACDANGETQLMFKWAEPKICSEALPGAAQLPPSGLKTRCPPCNPGFYKSNGSACEPCPYGSYSNGSGCVRCPAGTEPVLGLEYKWWNVLPPNMETTVLSGINFEYKGMAGWEVAGDYIYTAAGASDNDFMILTLLVPGFSPPQPALEDGDSKEVARITFVFETVCSVSCELYFMVGINSRTNTPVETWTGPRGKQSYTYVVEKNATTSFTWAFQRTRYREAGRRYTSDVAKLYSVNVTNVLGGVASFCRRCASTGGPCAPCPPGHALDHSTGTCQPCPPGTFLRGHPPDGPPACQPCGPGTRSNQVRSFCYSDCTFSLALPGRTLHYDFSALSASTAFTSGPSFTSKGLKYFHHFNISLCGNHGRKAASCTDNVTDARLPDEGGPGRVVTSHVCQAIVVPSDVVGHRAAVSSQPVSLADRLLGVTVSSALDGITAPPELFPPASPELPDIVFFFRSSEVTQSCAGGRATTIRLRCDPQRPGTGGLAVPSKCPEGTCDGCTFHLLWVTAEGCPRCSASHFRAIVGACQGGVQRTMYVWREPRLCHGGQRLPAPRVHPCRSAEFWLKVGVSAGTCAAVLLAALAAYFWKKNQKLEYKYSRLVLNAAAKESELPAPDSCAIMEGEDGEDELIFASKKSLLGKIRCLATKRTPDGFDSVPLKPSSGGTDLEL is encoded by the exons ATGAAGGCGCAGGCGTGCAAGCCCTGCGCCGAGGGCACCTACTCGCTGGGCACCGGCGTGCGCTTCGACGAGTGGGACGAGCTGCCCCACGGCTTCGCCAACGTCGCCGCCAACCTGGAGCTGGACGACGGCTTCAGCGATGTGGTGGAGAACTGCACCGC GTCGACGTGGGTGCCGCTGGGGGACTACATCGCCTCCAACACAGACGAGTGCACGGCCACGCTGATGTACGCCGTCAGCCTGAAGCAGTCGGGCACCGTCTCCTTCGAGTACATCTACCCCGACAGCAGCATCGTCTTTGAGTTCTTT GTGCAGAACGACCAGTGCCAGCCCACGGTGGAGGAGTCGCGCTGGATGCGCACCACGGAGAAGGGCTGGGAGTTCCACAGC GTGGAGCTGAGCCGTGGTAACAACGTGCTCTACTGGAGGACCACGGCGTTCTCCGTCTGGTCCAAGGTCCCCAAGCCCGTGCTGGTGCGGAACATCGGGATCACAG GGGTCGCCTACACCTCCGAGTGCTTCCCCTGCAAACCCGGCACCTTCGCCTCCGCCGCCggctcctcctcctgccagctgTGCCCCGCCAACAGCTTCTCCAGCAAAGGGGCCACTGCCTGCCAGCCCTGCGAGCCCACCGCCTACGCGG AGCCCGGCTCGGCGTCCTGCAAGGTGCGCCCGCCCTGCACCGATAAGGATTACTTCTACACGCACACGGCGTGCGATGCCAACGGGGAG ACGCAGCTGATGTTCAAGTGGGCAGAGCCGAAGATCTGCAGCGAGGCGCTGCCCGGCGCTGCCCAGCTGCCCCCCTCGGGGCTGAAGACCCGCTGCCCCCCCTGCAACCCCGGCTTCTACAAAAGCAACGGCAGCGCCTGCGAGCCGTGTCCTTACGGCTCCTACTCCAACGGCTCTG GCTGCGTGCGCTGCCCGGCCGGCACCGAGccggtgctggggctggagtACAAGTGGTGGAACGTGCTGCCCCCCAACATGGAGACCACCGTGCTCAGCGGCATCAACTTCGAGTACAAGGGGATGGCAG GCTGGGAGGTGGCTGGGGACTACATCTACACGGCAGCAGGAGCCTCCGACAACGACTTCATGATCCTGACGCTGCTGGTGCCCGGCTTCAG CCCCCCGCAGCCAGCGCTGGAGGACGGGGACAGCAAGGAGGTGGCGCGGATCACCTTCGTCTTCGAGACGGTCTGCAGCGTCAGCTGTGAGCTGTACTTCATGGTG GGCATCAACTCGCGCACCAACACGCCGGTGGAGACGTGGACGGGCCCCCGGGGGAAGCAGTCCTACACCTACGTGGTGGAGAAGAATGCCACCACCAGCTTCACCTGGGCCTTCCAGCGCACGCGCTACCGCGAGGCG GGCCGGCGTTACACCAGTGACGTGGCCAAGCTCTACTCCGTCAATGTCACCAACGTGCTGGGGGGGGTGGCTTCCTTCTGTCGCCGCTGCGCCAGCACTGGGGGGCCCTGTGCCCCCTGCCCCCCCGGGCACGCCCTGGACCACAGCACCGGCACCTGCCAGCCCTGTCCCCCCGGCACCTTCCTGCGGGGGCACCCGCCCGACGGCCCCCCCGCCTGCCAGCCCTGCGGCCCCGGCACCCGCAGCAACCAG GTCCGCTCCTTCTGCTACAGCGACTGCACCTTCTCGCTGGCCCTGCCCGGCCGCACGCTGCACTACGACTTCTCGGCACTGTCCGCCAGCACCGCCTTCACCAGCGGCCCCAGCTTCACCTCCAAGGGCCTCAAGTACTTCCACCACTTCAACATCAGCCTCTGCGGCAACCAC GGCAGGAAGGCGGCCTCGTGCACGGACAACGTGACGGACGCGCGGCTCCCGGACGAGGGCGGCCCCGGGCGGGTGGTGACGTCCCACGTGTGCCAGGCCATCGTGGTGCCCTCGGACGTGGTGGGCCACCGCGCCGCCGTGTCCTCGCAGCCCGTCAGCCTGGCAGACCGCCTCCTGG GCGTCACTGTGAGCTCCGCGTTGGATGGCATCACCGCGCCCCCCGAGCTGTTCCCCCCCGCCAGCCCCGAGCTGCCCGACATCGTCTTCTTCTTCAG GTCCAGCGAGGTGACGCAGTCCTGCGCCGGGGGCCGGGCCACCACCATCCGCCTGCGCTGTGACCCACAGCGGCCGGGCACCGGCGGCCTGGCTGTGCCCAG CAAATGCCCCGAGGGAACCTGTGACGGCTGCACCTTCCACCTTCTTTGGGTGACGGCCGAGGGCTGCCCGCGCTGCTCCGCCAGCCACTTCCGCGCCATCGTGGGCGCGTGCCAGGGCGGCGTGCAG AGGACCATGTACGTGTGGCGGGAGCCGCGGCTGTGCCATGGGGGGCAACGCCTGCCCGCCCCCCGGGTCCACCCGTGCCGCAGCGCCGAGTTCTGGCTGAAGGTGGGGGTCTCGGCGGGGACGTGCGCGGCCGTGCTGCTGGCCGCCCTGGCCGCCTACTTCTGGAAGAAGAACCAAAA GTTGGAGTACAAGTACTCGCGGCTGGTGCTGAACGCGGCGGCCAAGGAGAGCGAGCTGCCGGCACCGGATAGCTGCGCCATCATGGAGGGAGAGGATGGGGAGGATGAGCTCATCTTCGCCAGCAAGAAGTCCCTGCTGGGCAAGATCCGCTGCCTGGCCACCAAG CGCACCCCAGACGGCTTTGACTCCGTCCCCCTGAAGCCATCGTCCGGTGGCACTGACCTGGAGCTGTGA
- the SARS gene encoding serine--tRNA ligase, cytoplasmic, with protein sequence MVLDLDLFRADKGGDPAAVREMQRKRFKDPALVDALVRADGAWRRCRFRADNLNKLKNLCSKTIGDKMKKKEPVGSDESVPESVQNLDELTADILGGLQVSQIKKVRLLIDDAILKCDAERVRLEAERFESLREIGNLLHPSVPISNDEDADNKVERIWGDCTCRKKYSHVDLVVMVDGYEGEKGAVVAGSRGYFLKGPLVFLEQALIQYALQSLRAKGYTPVYTPFFMRKEVMQEVAQLSQFDEELYKVIGKGSEKAEDSSIDEKYLIATSEQPIAALHRDEWLKPEDLPIKYAGLSTCFRQEVGSHGRDTRGIFRVHQFEKIEQFVYASPHDNKSWEMFDEMIATAEEFYQSLGIPYHIVNIVSGALNHAASKKLDLEAWFPGSGAFRELVSCSNCTDYQARRLRIRFGQTKKMMDKVEFVHMLNATMCATTRTICAILENYQTNEGIVVPERLRDFMPPDLRQIIRFVKPAPIEQELSKKQKKQQEGGRKKAAGGERVLEEQMQNMGVSSA encoded by the exons atggTGCTGGACCTGGACCTGTTCCGCGCCGATAAAGGCGGAGACCCCGCGGCCGTGCGGGAGATGCAGCGGAAGCGCTTCAAGGACCCGGCGCTGGTGGACGCGCTGGTGCGGGCGGACGGCGCCTGGCGGAGGT GCAGGTTTCGTGCCGATAACTTGAACAAACTGAAGAACCTGTGCAGCAAAACCATCGGGGACAAGATGAAG AAGAAGGAGCCCGTAGGGAGCGACGAGTCCGTGCCAGAGAGCGTGCAGAACCTGGACGAGCTCACAGCCGACATCCTGGGG GGGCTGCAGGTGTCCCAGATCAAGAAAGTCCGTCTCCTCATCGACGACGCCATCCTCAAGTGCGATGCGGAGCGCGTCAGGCTGGAGGCAGAGCGCTTCGAGAGCCTCCGGGAGATCGGGAACCTCCTGCACCCCTCAGTGCCCATCAGCAACGATGAG GATGCGGACAACAAGGTGGAGCGGATCTGGGGGGACTGCACCTGCAGGAAGAAGTATTCCCACGTGGACCTGGTGGTGATGGTGGACGGTTACGAGGGAGAGAAGGGGGCTGTTGTCGCGGGAAGCCGGGGCTACTTCCTGAAG GGTCCCCTGGTGTTCCTGGAGCAGGCCCTGATCCAGTACGCCCTGCAGAGCCTCCGCGCCAAGGGCTACACTCCCGTCTACACGCCCTTCTTCATGAGGAAGGAGGTGATGCAGGAGGTGGCCCAGCTCAGCCAGTTTGACGAGGAGCTCTACAAG GTGATCGGGAAGGGCAGCGAGAAGGCCGAGGACAGCTCCATCGACGAGAAATACCTCATCGCCACCTCGGAGCAGCCCATCGCCGCCCTGCACCGCGACGAGTGGCTGAAGCCGGAGGATCTGCCCATCAAGTACGCGGGGCTGTCCACCTGCTTCCGCCAGGAGGTCGGCTCGCACGGCCGCGACACCCGCGGCATCTTCCGCGTCCACCAGTTCGAGAAG ATCGAGCAGTTCGTCTACGCCTCGCCGCACGACAACAAGTCCTGGGAGATGTTCGATGAGATGATCGCCACGGCCGAGGAGTTCTACCAGTCCCTGGGCATCCCCTACCACATCGTCAACATCGTCTCGG GCGCCCTGAACCACGCTGCCAGCAAGAAGCTGGACCTGGAGGCTTGGTTCCCGGGCTCGGGGGCGTTCCGTGAGCTCGTGTCCTGCTCCAACTGCACCGACTACCAGGCTCGCCGCTTGCGCATCCGCTTCGGGCAGACCAAGAAGATGATGGACAAG GTGGAGTTCGTGCACATGCTGAACGCCACGATGTGTGCCACCACCCGGACCATCTGCGCCATCCTGGAGAACTACCAGACCAACGAGGGCATCGTCGTCCCCGAGCGCCTGCGTGACTTCATGCCCCCAG acCTCCGCCAGATCATCCGCTTCGTGAAGCCGGCCCCCATCGAGCAGGAGCTCtccaagaagcagaagaagcagcaggagggcgGCAGGAAGAAggcggcgggcggggagcgggtgctggaggagcagatgCAGAACATGGGCGTCAGCAGCGCTTGA